The proteins below are encoded in one region of Microbispora sp. NBC_01189:
- a CDS encoding FadR/GntR family transcriptional regulator, with product MDGTPAPAPAPLSLLRPVRAGNAFEETVERLLQAVKLGVVAYGEKLPPERELATRLGISRVTLREAIRALQEAGYLDVRRGRYGGAFVVYRPPRPREGDLRRAVTRMGEDELEDALTFRMAVECGAARVLATTELTPGQRETLNARLAEVNDAAPADYRRGDIAFHLAIAELTGSPRLAAACADARLRVTDLLNAIPVLGPNIEHAAVQHAAIAAAILAGDPEAAGRAVAEHLEGTAALLRGFLA from the coding sequence ATGGACGGCACCCCGGCGCCCGCTCCCGCTCCCCTGTCGCTGCTGCGGCCGGTGCGGGCGGGCAACGCGTTCGAGGAGACCGTCGAGCGCCTGCTCCAGGCCGTCAAGCTGGGAGTCGTCGCGTACGGGGAGAAGCTGCCGCCCGAGCGGGAGCTCGCGACCCGGCTCGGCATCAGCCGGGTCACCCTGCGCGAGGCGATCCGCGCCCTGCAGGAGGCCGGCTACCTCGACGTACGGCGGGGCAGGTACGGTGGCGCGTTCGTCGTCTACCGCCCGCCGCGCCCCCGCGAGGGCGACCTGCGCAGAGCGGTCACCCGGATGGGCGAGGACGAGCTCGAGGACGCGCTGACCTTCCGGATGGCCGTGGAGTGCGGGGCGGCCCGGGTCCTCGCGACGACCGAGCTGACCCCGGGACAGCGGGAAACGCTGAACGCCCGGCTGGCCGAGGTGAACGACGCCGCCCCGGCCGACTACCGCCGCGGGGACATCGCCTTCCACCTCGCCATCGCGGAGCTCACCGGCTCGCCGCGGCTGGCCGCCGCGTGCGCGGACGCCCGGCTTCGGGTCACCGACCTGCTCAACGCGATCCCCGTGCTGGGGCCGAACATCGAGCACGCGGCGGTGCAGCACGCCGCCATCGCCGCCGCGATCCTGGCCGGCGACCCCGAGGCGGCGGGCCGGGCGGTGGCCGAGCACCTGGAGGGGACGGCCGCGCTGCTGCGCGGCTTCCTCGCCTGA
- a CDS encoding glutamine synthetase family protein has protein sequence MERLRDDVEAGRVDTVLLAVTDMQGRLQGKRLSARYFLEEVLDHAAEGCNYLLAVDVDMNTVDGYAMSSWERGYGDFVMRPDLPTLRRVPWHEGTVLLLADLVWEDGSDVVASPRQILRRQLARLAERGWTAQVGTELEFVVYDDSYEQAWRRGYRDLTPANLYNVDYSLLGTSRIEPLLRKIRLGMEGAGLYVESAKGECNLGQHEIAFRYADALTTCDNHVFYKNGAKEIAAQEGRSITFMAKPNQREGNSCHIHLSLRDADGRPVMADDGPYGLSETGRRFVAGQLAGLRELTLSYAPNVNSYKRFVPGSFAPTAVKWGVDNRTCSMRLVGHGSSLRVENRVPGGDVNPYLAVAAMIAAGLRGVDTELDLEEPFGGNAYESPAERVPATLRDALALWEGSSIAEEAFGKDVVDHYANNARVELAAFDAAVTDWELYRGFERL, from the coding sequence GTGGAACGACTTCGCGACGATGTCGAGGCGGGCCGGGTCGACACGGTCCTGCTCGCCGTCACCGACATGCAGGGACGACTGCAGGGCAAGCGGCTGTCGGCGCGGTACTTCCTGGAGGAGGTGCTGGACCACGCCGCGGAGGGCTGCAACTACCTGCTCGCCGTGGACGTCGACATGAACACCGTGGACGGCTACGCCATGTCGTCCTGGGAACGCGGTTACGGCGACTTCGTGATGCGGCCCGACCTGCCGACGCTGCGCCGGGTGCCCTGGCACGAGGGCACCGTGCTGCTGCTGGCCGACCTGGTCTGGGAGGACGGCTCGGACGTCGTGGCCTCTCCCCGGCAGATCCTGCGCCGCCAGCTCGCCCGGCTCGCCGAGCGCGGGTGGACCGCCCAGGTCGGCACCGAGCTGGAGTTCGTCGTCTACGACGACAGCTATGAGCAGGCGTGGCGGCGCGGCTACCGCGACCTCACCCCGGCCAACCTCTACAACGTCGACTACTCGCTGCTCGGCACCTCGCGCATCGAGCCGCTGCTGCGGAAGATCAGGCTCGGCATGGAGGGCGCCGGGCTGTACGTCGAGTCCGCCAAGGGCGAGTGCAACCTGGGCCAGCACGAGATCGCCTTCCGCTACGCCGACGCGCTGACGACCTGCGACAACCACGTGTTCTACAAGAACGGCGCCAAGGAGATCGCCGCCCAGGAGGGCAGGTCGATCACCTTCATGGCCAAGCCGAACCAGCGCGAGGGCAACTCCTGCCACATCCACCTCTCGTTGCGGGACGCCGACGGCAGGCCGGTCATGGCGGACGACGGGCCGTACGGACTGTCGGAGACCGGGCGGCGGTTCGTGGCCGGTCAGCTCGCGGGGCTGCGCGAGCTCACGCTCTCCTACGCCCCCAACGTCAACTCCTACAAGCGGTTCGTACCCGGCAGCTTCGCGCCCACGGCAGTGAAGTGGGGGGTGGACAACCGCACCTGCTCGATGCGGCTGGTCGGCCACGGGTCCTCGTTGCGGGTGGAGAACCGGGTGCCGGGCGGCGACGTGAATCCGTACCTCGCGGTCGCGGCGATGATCGCGGCCGGGTTGCGCGGCGTGGACACGGAGCTCGATCTGGAGGAGCCGTTCGGCGGGAACGCCTACGAATCCCCGGCCGAGCGGGTGCCGGCCACGCTCCGCGACGCCCTGGCCCTGTGGGAGGGATCGAGCATCGCCGAGGAGGCGTTCGGCAAGGACGTGGTCGACCACTACGCCAACAACGCGAGGGTCGAACTGGCCGCCTTCGACGCGGCGGTCACCGACTGGGAGCTCTATCGGGGGTTCGAGAGATTGTGA